CAAACAGCAACAGATGCGCCGCATTTGttgtggatgcgccgcatctgctcctTCTGATGCGCAGCATTCGAGTGAAACTCCGCATTTAAAGCAATCGGGACATTTTGGTGAAGAGATGCGCCGCATCAGTGATGGATGCGCCGCATTCAGGTGTTTGCCCCAATATTTTGACAACCTGATCAATACGTTGCCGAACCTATCGATGGTTCATCCGGTTCTTGTTTGTCTGTTAATCGTGATGGAACCATTACACTCATTGGTTTGtcctttttatatattttcataagatTCATTATTTGATTGCtaacatgataaaaataataatataatgttGGGCCATTTTGTTTGTTCATACTCTGTGTACTAAATATTATTTGAGATTAGATTAAATGGTCTAAAATGTAAGTGATCTTAGAAAATGACTGATAGGACTTTTGGTTATGTAGATGAAGTACCACATTGTACCACTGTTCGTGTTCCGAAAATTCAGACAATTTATGGTGTTGTTGGAATTCTAAAGCTTTTAGCAGGTtagatgataattataatactaatactttatagcttcatcacatttttattatttttataaagtaGCTTATAACTGACTATTGGTACTGGTATAGATGATATTCACTAACAATAACCATTTCTTATTGTGTACGCTTTCAGCTATGAATTTGTATTTATACATAAGCTGTTTCTATATACTGGCAGGATCATATTTAGTGGTTATAACAGAGCGTGAATGTGTTGGATCATACTTAGGCCATCCCATTTACAAAGTTTTGTCATTAAAAGTTTTTTCTTGTGATCGTACGGCTAAAAACATTCGTGATGAAAAGGTAAATTTACTATTTTGGAATTTGTTATTGGTGATTGGCATGTAATATTGGTGATAACATTCTCAAATTCTGACAGAAAAAGATGGAATCAGAGTTTTATAGTCTGTTAAAAGTTGCTGAAAAGACACCTGGACTTTATTTTTCATATGAAGTCAATATAACATTAAGGTTTATATCTTGTCAATATATTTATGATGTATCAATATTTTTGTTGCGTGTAACAAAATTTTATGCCTTATTCGCATCATACAGTGCCCAACGTTTGAATGACTTGGGTGAAGAATCATCTCGGCTTCCTCTATGGAGGCAGGTAAATATTAGCTCAAAACTATGCGTGTGTGGCAATTGAGAACCAAACACAAAAACTGGGTCCATTGGGTCAAAGATTTGGAACCATTGGGTCTTGAGAACAATGAAGAAAAGAAAAAGATTGGGTTCAATCTCGACCCATTTTAAGCAAAATTAAAAAGTAAAGGGTCCAACAAGACCCGTTGAAAACCCATTCCAAACCCGTACAACATCTAAGACTTAATTTTCAGTTTTGGGAATTcgtgtttcaatttttttttaagtttGTAGAAAATGCTATTTGCTATAAATGAGAAGTGTAGGAAATGACATGAGATGATGGAACTTAAGTTGTAATGTGTAATAGATAATCAATCAAAAGGTACATCAAATGGTTACAAGTAGTCTTGCTTAAATACAAGATGAAACACAAACATAATGATCAAGACACCAACTAGGCACACTAGTAAAGCTAGTACACCTAACACACTCATAAAAGCAAACCTTAGAACATGGATAAAGGTTTGCCACCAAATCAATAATACTAGTTCAATCATTTTGCATTACTTTATTGTAACACTCCCCCTTAATGCAAAATTCCGATCATTGCTTGTTTAAGTCACATTTGTTCTTGTgacttttgaatgatacaaattctTATGAACTTCCCAAACCTCCCTTGATGAGCCTTCATCACGGACATGATCAACACACTCTTTGTTAATTGACGTCACCAACACAAAGAGACCCTTTCGACACTTGATCATCCATTTCCTTCGTGATCCTTGCCCCGGGACATTCATAGAAATTGTTGCACCGGTCATGGCACCAAATTTCCACAAATCTTGACCTTGATAATACACCTCCATGCACATACACCAAAACTTGTAATCACCAACAAGTTTCTCCATCTCCAATTTCATGCTTCCACCATTTCCATATGCGACCTCCATTATTGCTAGCAAGAACAATGCTTTTCTTCAACCTTCTTTGCGTATAAGAACACAAAGAAAAATGCTTCTAAACCAAGAAGCAATCGCCTAACCCGGCTCTTGATACCATGTAGAAAATGCTATTTGTTATAAATGAGAAGTGTAGGAAATGACATGAGATGATGGAACCTTAAGTTGTAATGTGTAATAGATAATCAATCAAAAGGTACATCAAATGGTTACAAGTAGTCTTGCTTAAATACAAGATGAAACACAAACATAATGATCAAGAAACCAACTAGGCACACTAGTAAAGCTAGTACACCTAACACACTCATAAAAGCAAACCTTAGAACATGGATAAAGGTTTGCCACCAAATCAATAATACTAGTTCAATCATTTTGCATTACTTTATTGTAACAAAGTTTAAGTTTCAATTTCATGTTTCAGTTTCGCGTTTCAAGATTCAGTTTCAGTTTCACATTTCGAGTTTTAGTTTTCAGTTTTTTGTTTCGCATTTCACATTTCAGATTCTCGTTTCGAGTTTCAGTTTTCATGTTCAGTTTTTTCAGTTACTCATTTCAGTTTTATATCCGTGTAACGGTTTTGAGTTCACATTTAAATTGTAGTTTTTAGTTTCGCGTTTTAGGGTTTAATATATTTTGCATGTACTGATAAATTATTATGTTGTCACAGGCAGAACCTAGATTCATGTGGAACAATTATATGTTAGAAATTCTTATAAAAAATAAGGTTTGTTTTCCCAACTCATTGAAACCTAAAGTTTAATTGTTTTAAAACATCCAAATTCATAATTTTCTGACATTAATAACATATGCAGCAAAAGCTTGATCCTTACATTCTTCCAGTTATTCAAGGAAGTATCCTTTTTTTCTTTAACTTTAAATACCTTTTCAATTTCAATATAAAAAACAGTTTATTGCATTTTCTTAACTTACAAACAGCTTATCAAAACTTTCAAGCAGCAATCGGAAAAGATATTATAGATGTTACCTTGATAGCAAGAAGATGTACTCGAAGAAACGGTATGATTAAGTCaagattatttatttttaataatataattttatttaATGTGATTTCATTGTAATGTATATAATATGAAACAGGGACTCGAATGTGGAGAAGAGGAGCTGATGTGGACGGGGACGTAGCAAATTTTGTAGAAAGTGAACAGATTATACAATTAAAAGGTTATACAGCATCATTTGTACAGGTATTTTTTTAATGTAATTATATATTATTGATCTGTAACTAATATtaaacttttttttctttttctaattgATTAATCAGTATAGAGACAAGTTATTAGATTTTCTGTTTGTAGGTTCGGGGCTCGATCCCTTTTCTATGGGAGCAGATTGTTGATTTGTCATATAAACCTAAATTTGAAATTATGAAACCCGAGATAGCAGTGAGTgtaaaacttatatgattttagcaATTATTTCATGTGGGcatatattttttttactaattGGTACTTTCATGCTTTTATTTTGGCAGCCTCGAGTTGCCGAGCGCCACTTTTTGGATTTAAGGAAGAAATATTGTAACAGTCCATCTACTAAAGGTTAAGATACTTGGAATTGGGCTTGAGGAATTATTGTGCTTTGGTTGTAATTGACTTGCTTGCGGTtaagattcaggtgcggatagaggaAAGGGTaagcttgatggttagcttgttggtgTGAAGTTCTTTTGGATGTTGATATGCTCAACTTGACGTAGTTGGTTTATAGGTGCTCTTGAGTGGGATAGATATATCCTAAAGACCATGCTCATGAATTTTTGGTTCGttatgttaaaatgggtcaagtTTTAATAGTTGTTTGTAATGGGTCGGTTAATACTAATTAGTGAAGGTAGTTTGTGAATATCTAAACTTGTTAAAAATGTTGTTTTGTATGTATCTAATGGTTCAAAAACAGGTTGCGTTCATTGTTGTTTGTTGGGGTTAAAACGAGTCCGGTGTCAaaatggttttaaaaaaaaaagttatacTTTTGCAGTTATTGGTTTTTGATCGTTAAAAGTGGTATTCGAGCATGGTTTAAGGGATCTAGGAGGTTACTTGTAGAATTAAGATTTCCTAGACTTAAACCGTAGGAATTGTACGTTTTGTGAAAAATGTGGGACCTTAACTTGTTGTTGTTTATATGCTTTGATAGAAGCCTAGTACTATAGGAGATATGTAGGCAACTAACATGCTAATGTGTTACAAGTTGTTATTTGAACAAGTATGCATAGGTTGTGTAGTATAACTTATTGAGTGAATGTCGTGTCAAATCCATGTAAAGTACTTTGTATGTCATGTGGACATGGTAAGGTACATGTTTGTAATAACACTTGATCACCGTTATTACAACCTTGTATTTTGTCATTAAAGTATGACATAATGAAGTACCGAATGGAAGAAGCATGATATTGTTGGCAGGATTGCGTGTAGAATTTTATGAACCTATATCTAACATGTGTTCAACTTTCAGAATGACGACTAATGAAGAGAATCTCGATGGTTTAGACCGTAATGAAGGTGGCACCCGTGAAGAAGAGGGTGATGACTTGAAAACCCTACTAGCAAAGGCATTAGAAAATTACTCTCCTTTTATGGTAAAGAAGATAAAGGAGACTATGGAAGAGGCAGTAAAGACTACTATTGCAGACATGATCACTGAGGATGTTAGTAATGAATTTGATCGGCGGTTACCACATGTTAATATTGAAGGTGAAAACTTGATTAATGAAGGCGGGGCAAGAGTTAATCGTGAAATTGTTCCTTCAAAGCCATATAGTTTAAAGGACTTCAAGTTGAGTAATCCGCCCACTTATACGGGAGACCTCAACCCAATAGTGAGTAGTCGATGGATCTCTGACATTGAAGGTTGTTTTAGAACAACTCGTTGTCCCAATGAATTAAAGACCACTTTTGGGACATGTATGTTAAGGGGAGTTGCACAAAGATGGTGGGATGA
This window of the Rutidosis leptorrhynchoides isolate AG116_Rl617_1_P2 chromosome 7, CSIRO_AGI_Rlap_v1, whole genome shotgun sequence genome carries:
- the LOC139859504 gene encoding phosphoinositide phosphatase SAC7-like, with protein sequence QPDQYVAEPIDGSSGSCLSVNRDGTITLIDEVPHCTTVRVPKIQTIYGVVGILKLLAGSYLVVITERECVGSYLGHPIYKVLSLKVFSCDRTAKNIRDEKKKMESEFYSLLKVAEKTPGLYFSYEVNITLSAQRLNDLGEESSRLPLWRQAEPRFMWNNYMLEILIKNKLDPYILPVIQGTYQNFQAAIGKDIIDVTLIARRCTRRNGTRMWRRGADVDGDVANFVESEQIIQLKGYTASFVQVRGSIPFLWEQIVDLSYKPKFEIMKPEIAPRVAERHFLDLRKKYGNVLAIDLVNTRGDEGRLTEKFATSVQNILNDDMRYYHFDFHKICGHVHFERLNILYDQMEDFLIKNRYYLINDKGEKVETQIGIVRTNFSKKKKVLCLKVKNRFLLLDT